A window of Azotosporobacter soli contains these coding sequences:
- a CDS encoding NADH-quinone oxidoreductase subunit C produces the protein MAWNVDKNVWLLRSEDLVEQGFSLAAMFANDERQQRGAFAVYAVFAKAGEWEIMRTLCRPGDEKFPSMAVALPAAAWYEREIHDLFGLVPEGHPDLRPLVLHECFAQGHHPLRKDSASESGEKGEMLSYPMSSVSGPGVFQVPVGPIHAGIIEPGHFRFSQAGEEILQLDARLFYTHRGIEKGLEGQTIARAAFIVERICGACSVSHALSFAQAVEKLTATPVPPTARYLRIVAAELERIYNHVGDVGNLCAGVGLAVGVSLGSRLKEMLQRLNGRLCGNRFLRGWVVPGGVSFDLTLERQKDMEETLCAVAAEFEILATMLQEMESFTDRVEKTGILTRQAVADLCIVGVAARAAGVPVDERRDHPYSAYDEMDFTVALQESGDVAARLWVRVDEVRESLRLIQQATALLLPLERHLRNPLGKMKPFTTALGWSESARGSNLHWIMAGENETIYRYVVRSASYPNWPALSVAAPGNIIPDFPLINKSFELCYGCLDR, from the coding sequence ATGGCCTGGAATGTGGATAAGAATGTCTGGTTACTGCGCAGTGAGGATTTAGTCGAGCAGGGGTTTTCTTTGGCGGCCATGTTTGCTAATGATGAGCGGCAGCAGCGCGGAGCTTTTGCCGTTTATGCGGTTTTTGCCAAAGCGGGCGAGTGGGAAATCATGCGGACGCTCTGTCGGCCGGGGGATGAAAAATTCCCTTCGATGGCAGTGGCATTGCCCGCTGCCGCCTGGTATGAACGCGAGATTCATGACTTGTTCGGCCTCGTTCCGGAAGGGCATCCTGATTTGAGACCGCTGGTCTTGCACGAATGTTTTGCGCAGGGGCATCATCCGCTTCGCAAAGATAGCGCAAGCGAGAGCGGAGAAAAAGGCGAGATGCTTTCGTACCCAATGTCATCGGTCAGCGGCCCGGGCGTGTTCCAAGTTCCGGTTGGACCAATCCATGCAGGCATTATTGAACCGGGGCATTTTCGTTTTAGCCAGGCGGGCGAAGAAATTTTGCAGTTGGACGCAAGATTGTTTTATACGCACCGGGGAATCGAAAAGGGCTTGGAAGGACAAACAATTGCACGTGCGGCCTTTATAGTGGAAAGGATTTGCGGCGCCTGTTCGGTATCGCATGCGTTGTCATTTGCACAGGCCGTGGAAAAATTAACGGCAACGCCCGTGCCGCCGACCGCCCGTTATTTGCGTATTGTGGCGGCGGAACTGGAGCGGATTTACAATCATGTGGGCGATGTCGGCAATCTATGCGCCGGCGTCGGTCTTGCCGTAGGCGTCAGTTTGGGCAGCCGCTTAAAAGAAATGCTACAGCGCTTAAACGGACGATTGTGCGGGAACCGTTTTTTGCGCGGCTGGGTTGTGCCGGGCGGCGTCTCTTTCGATCTGACGTTGGAACGACAAAAAGATATGGAAGAAACGCTTTGCGCTGTAGCCGCGGAGTTTGAAATACTGGCTACCATGCTGCAGGAGATGGAGTCTTTCACGGATCGTGTTGAAAAAACGGGCATACTGACGAGACAGGCGGTTGCTGACCTATGTATAGTCGGCGTGGCTGCAAGGGCCGCAGGCGTTCCGGTTGACGAACGGCGCGATCATCCTTACAGCGCTTATGATGAAATGGATTTTACCGTTGCGCTTCAGGAAAGTGGCGATGTCGCGGCACGTTTATGGGTGAGAGTCGACGAAGTCAGAGAATCACTGCGCTTGATTCAGCAGGCGACGGCGCTGCTTTTACCTTTAGAGCGGCACTTGCGCAATCCGCTGGGGAAAATGAAGCCGTTCACGACCGCACTTGGCTGGAGCGAATCGGCGCGGGGGTCGAATCTGCACTGGATCATGGCGGGCGAAAACGAAACGATTTACCGTTATGTTGTCCGATCGGCCTCTTATCCGAATTGGCCCGCACTTAGCGTAGCGGCGCCGGGCAATATTATTCCCGATTTTCCGCTGATCAATAAAAGTTTTGAACTGTGTTATGGCTGTTTGGATCGATAA
- a CDS encoding proton-conducting transporter membrane subunit, whose protein sequence is MDVLIGLIVGVPAAIAAAGFLLHERKDALQRLNQGGSLILLLLIAIVARAVAQHGVIQGGLFYVDSLSALLLIVVGILQTTACWVSAPYLAEEGVSKEELAKYYALLQLFICTMLLVLMVENLGIMWVAVEATTLASALLVAFYVSRSALEAAWKYVMVCTVGICLALLGLMILYYAQTAAGGNGSDALSWLVLRREIGTLNPLLVKLSLIFIVIGYGTKIGLAPMHTWLPDAHSQAPSPVSGLLSGALLSCAMYVLLRHLALFQDAVPHAFLQWLLLGFGLFSIVVALPFILVQHDVKRLLAYSSVENMGIILVGVGIWTPLAMYGALLHLINHALIKSALFYLSGVIAQRYHTKDILRIRGLVRLMPLTGSLFLLLLLTITGVPPMGIFISKLTIIWAAFQSGDRLLGVSLLLLLAGVCAGLLYYCWQICFSVQPRQAVPSEAERVVLAAAGISFSVVLFLGLVMPVWLGEMLHQAVLMVMGG, encoded by the coding sequence TTGGATGTATTGATCGGGCTAATTGTCGGTGTTCCAGCGGCCATTGCGGCAGCGGGCTTTCTTTTGCACGAACGAAAAGATGCATTGCAAAGGCTTAATCAAGGCGGAAGCCTGATCTTGTTGCTGCTGATTGCCATAGTGGCGAGAGCGGTTGCGCAGCATGGCGTCATTCAAGGAGGTCTTTTTTACGTCGATTCGCTCAGCGCCCTGCTGCTTATTGTGGTCGGTATCTTGCAGACGACGGCATGCTGGGTTTCAGCGCCTTATCTGGCGGAGGAAGGCGTAAGCAAAGAGGAATTGGCTAAATACTATGCGCTGTTGCAGCTGTTCATCTGCACGATGCTATTGGTTTTGATGGTGGAAAATCTGGGCATTATGTGGGTCGCGGTCGAAGCTACGACGCTTGCCTCAGCGCTCTTAGTGGCTTTTTACGTCAGCCGTTCGGCGCTGGAGGCGGCCTGGAAATATGTTATGGTTTGTACGGTCGGAATCTGTCTGGCGTTACTGGGTTTGATGATCCTTTATTATGCACAGACGGCAGCGGGCGGAAACGGCAGCGATGCATTGAGCTGGCTTGTGTTGCGCCGTGAGATCGGCACGTTGAACCCGCTGCTTGTAAAGCTGTCGCTGATTTTTATTGTGATCGGGTATGGCACAAAGATCGGTTTGGCGCCGATGCATACTTGGCTGCCTGATGCGCACAGTCAGGCGCCGTCACCGGTCAGCGGCCTTCTTTCCGGCGCTTTGCTGAGCTGCGCCATGTATGTGCTCTTAAGACACCTGGCGCTTTTTCAGGACGCAGTGCCGCATGCTTTCTTGCAATGGTTGCTGCTAGGGTTTGGTTTGTTCTCGATTGTGGTTGCGCTGCCGTTCATTTTGGTGCAGCATGACGTGAAACGTTTGTTGGCCTACTCAAGCGTTGAAAACATGGGGATTATTCTGGTCGGCGTAGGAATTTGGACGCCGCTGGCCATGTATGGCGCGTTACTGCATCTGATTAATCATGCGTTGATAAAATCCGCCTTATTCTATTTGTCAGGCGTGATTGCGCAGCGTTACCACACCAAGGACATTTTGCGCATCCGGGGCCTTGTCAGGCTGATGCCGCTAACCGGCAGTTTATTTTTGCTGCTCTTATTAACGATTACCGGAGTGCCGCCGATGGGCATCTTCATCAGCAAACTAACGATCATATGGGCTGCGTTTCAAAGCGGCGACCGTTTGCTGGGCGTAAGCCTGCTGCTGCTTTTGGCCGGAGTTTGCGCGGGACTTTTGTATTATTGCTGGCAGATTTGTTTCAGCGTACAGCCCCGGCAGGCGGTACCGTCAGAAGCGGAACGGGTTGTGCTGGCGGCGGCCGGAATATCTTTTTCCGTCGTCTTATTTTTAGGCTTGGTGATGCCTGTCTGGCTGGGTGAGATGCTGCACCAAGCGGTGTTGATGGTTATGGGGGGATGA
- a CDS encoding hydrogenase — translation MNILTVLLMLTSFSLTRVSHMKTAVQLLVAQSLMVAAVCVVVAAETASLHGYLVAGLTLVVKAGLIPFSLLRMLKASRHEREIHPILSYNLSSLAAGLCLVLAHSIVGQAKIGADNGEALASAIALTLLGLMLIMTRRQALMQVVGLLTMENGLYLVGLSITHGLPLIIELGIFFDVLVVAVVLSILIRRLRLKGLSTDTSQLQELKG, via the coding sequence ATGAATATACTGACGGTATTATTGATGCTGACGTCCTTCAGTTTGACCCGGGTATCACATATGAAGACGGCGGTGCAACTTTTAGTGGCGCAATCGCTTATGGTCGCAGCCGTATGCGTAGTCGTGGCTGCAGAAACAGCGAGTCTGCACGGCTATCTGGTTGCAGGGCTGACGCTCGTAGTAAAGGCAGGGTTGATCCCTTTTTCTCTGCTGCGCATGCTGAAAGCGTCCCGCCACGAAAGAGAAATTCATCCGATCTTATCCTATAATTTATCCTCGCTGGCGGCGGGTCTTTGCCTCGTATTAGCGCACAGTATCGTTGGGCAGGCGAAAATCGGCGCGGATAATGGCGAAGCGCTGGCATCGGCGATCGCGTTAACGCTTTTAGGTTTGATGTTGATCATGACGCGACGCCAAGCGCTTATGCAGGTCGTCGGTTTACTGACAATGGAGAACGGTTTATATTTGGTGGGGCTGTCGATTACGCATGGTCTGCCTTTGATTATTGAATTGGGCATCTTTTTTGATGTTTTGGTTGTAGCCGTTGTTCTTTCGATTCTAATTCGTCGTTTACGCTTGAAAGGATTATCGACGGACACGAGTCAATTACAAGAATTGAAAGGTTGA
- a CDS encoding respiratory chain complex I subunit 1 family protein: MEMNLTETSNVIVAIASAPLLNGLIKAAKARLQNRRGPRLLQGYFDIRKWLHKDAVVSPTTSWIFAAAPYVYLAATVAATVQLFAMDFIVMIYLLASGRFFLVLASLDAGSAFGGMGGAREMFIAALVEPALLLAAATLALPAQSTQMALLTATAESGSIQLSQLLAAIAFYLVLVAETGRIPVDNPDTHLELTMIHEGMILEYSGHRLALIHLAAALKQLLFIVLFCQLFLPWGDAAWLAVKVMLVALLLALTETSTNKMRLFKVPEFLMLSGLISLLALLAQ; this comes from the coding sequence ATGGAGATGAATTTGACGGAAACATCTAATGTCATCGTGGCGATTGCAAGCGCGCCTTTGCTAAATGGACTGATCAAGGCTGCGAAAGCGCGCTTGCAGAACCGACGCGGACCAAGGTTGTTACAGGGGTATTTTGATATCAGAAAGTGGCTGCATAAGGATGCGGTGGTGTCGCCTACGACATCATGGATTTTTGCGGCGGCGCCCTACGTATATCTGGCGGCGACGGTTGCGGCGACAGTACAGCTCTTCGCTATGGACTTTATTGTCATGATTTATTTGTTGGCCAGCGGACGCTTCTTTCTTGTGCTGGCATCGCTCGATGCCGGCAGTGCGTTTGGCGGCATGGGCGGGGCGCGGGAAATGTTCATTGCCGCGCTAGTTGAGCCTGCGTTGCTGTTGGCGGCGGCCACATTGGCGCTGCCGGCGCAAAGCACGCAAATGGCGCTTCTGACAGCAACGGCAGAAAGCGGTTCGATTCAGTTGTCGCAGTTGCTGGCGGCGATTGCCTTCTATCTCGTCTTAGTGGCGGAGACTGGTCGAATTCCTGTCGATAATCCGGATACGCATCTCGAACTGACGATGATTCACGAAGGAATGATCCTCGAATATTCCGGTCACCGGCTGGCCTTGATCCATTTGGCAGCTGCCCTAAAACAGCTTCTTTTCATTGTGCTGTTCTGCCAATTGTTTTTGCCGTGGGGAGATGCGGCCTGGCTGGCGGTAAAAGTGATGCTGGTTGCGCTGCTATTGGCGCTGACCGAGACAAGTACCAATAAGATGCGACTCTTTAAAGTACCGGAATTTCTCATGTTATCGGGCCTGATATCTTTGTTGGCGTTGCTTGCGCAGTAA
- a CDS encoding proton-conducting transporter membrane subunit has translation MKENSRINNLFSHLFALAGSLAAAASACVVYATGQGWEIGLPFSVWQEEAMFRLDHLGAFFLFMTGVGGAAVSLYAIGYCRSYMRRRLWLLTGLYNVFLLSLVLVFSAQHALLFLLAWEVMALSSCLLVNHEYEEAGVSQAAYLYFAMTQAGTAFIVMAFFSLAAASGSMDFSLLNGAFLTEGERNFVFLCALIGFGAKGGLMPLHIWLPRAHPAAPSHISALMSGVMLKTAVYGMLRMSLQFLPSGPLWWGELMVAVGLISLLLGILYAFLEKDLKRLLAYSSVENVGLIFFTIGVGLLFSSKGDWAAAQFAWTAALCHALNHSLFKTLAFLGVGAVYQATHSKDADQLGGLIKKMPYTAVFFLISVMALAALPPLNGFWGEWLIFQAVLQLGPVLGGMVGKLISALLIAGLGMAGVFAAACFVEAFGISFLAKARSKGADEAKEVALTMRAGQGVLALCCVGAAVFPQFVIQNAAAALPAGVLVWSGDMSLFSAALPNGYSIDSRWLIASLFAGLVLSLGLARLGGKEKQTPGETWTCGIVPDRQMEYTASGFSQAAKRAFRRVVHPHEEQLINQSPHRYHGQKLSYEIRLHYLFSTQIYEPLQRRLVEAAQIMKQIQGGSVQVYVGYIFVVTIAVLLWSAR, from the coding sequence ATGAAAGAAAATTCACGCATTAACAATTTGTTTTCACACCTCTTCGCCCTGGCGGGAAGTTTAGCGGCAGCGGCGTCTGCTTGCGTTGTCTATGCGACTGGGCAGGGGTGGGAAATCGGACTGCCTTTTTCTGTTTGGCAGGAAGAGGCGATGTTTCGCCTCGACCACCTAGGCGCCTTCTTTCTCTTTATGACGGGCGTCGGCGGAGCTGCGGTCAGTTTGTATGCGATCGGCTATTGTCGTAGCTATATGAGGCGCAGATTATGGCTGTTGACAGGGCTTTACAATGTCTTTCTCTTGTCGCTGGTATTGGTATTTAGCGCACAACATGCGCTTTTATTTCTACTGGCCTGGGAAGTCATGGCGCTCTCCTCTTGTCTTTTGGTCAATCATGAATATGAAGAAGCGGGAGTCAGCCAAGCGGCTTATTTATATTTTGCCATGACGCAAGCAGGAACTGCTTTTATCGTCATGGCTTTTTTTTCTCTTGCCGCCGCCAGCGGCAGCATGGACTTTAGTCTGCTGAACGGAGCGTTCTTGACAGAAGGAGAACGTAACTTTGTTTTTCTCTGCGCTCTCATTGGCTTTGGCGCAAAAGGAGGCTTGATGCCTCTTCATATCTGGCTGCCGCGGGCGCATCCTGCAGCCCCCAGTCATATTTCCGCGCTAATGTCGGGCGTTATGCTAAAAACAGCGGTGTATGGGATGCTGCGCATGTCTTTGCAGTTTTTGCCCAGCGGGCCATTGTGGTGGGGAGAGTTGATGGTCGCGGTGGGCTTGATTAGTTTATTGTTGGGGATTTTATATGCATTTTTAGAAAAAGACTTGAAACGGTTGTTGGCTTACAGCAGCGTGGAAAATGTCGGTTTGATTTTTTTTACCATTGGCGTGGGTCTCTTGTTTTCCAGTAAAGGGGACTGGGCGGCGGCTCAGTTTGCCTGGACGGCTGCGCTTTGCCACGCGCTGAATCATTCGCTCTTTAAGACACTGGCTTTTTTAGGCGTGGGAGCCGTTTATCAGGCAACGCACAGCAAGGACGCCGACCAGTTGGGCGGTTTGATCAAAAAAATGCCCTATACGGCTGTATTCTTTCTTATCTCTGTAATGGCCCTGGCTGCACTTCCGCCGCTCAATGGATTTTGGGGCGAGTGGCTGATTTTTCAGGCGGTGTTGCAATTAGGACCGGTTTTAGGCGGTATGGTCGGCAAGCTGATTAGCGCGCTTTTGATTGCGGGGCTTGGGATGGCGGGCGTGTTTGCAGCCGCTTGCTTTGTTGAAGCCTTTGGCATCAGTTTTCTGGCCAAGGCGCGAAGCAAAGGGGCCGATGAGGCGAAAGAAGTCGCTTTGACAATGCGGGCAGGGCAGGGCGTCTTGGCTCTTTGCTGCGTGGGAGCGGCCGTGTTCCCGCAATTCGTCATTCAAAATGCTGCAGCAGCGTTGCCGGCGGGAGTGCTTGTCTGGTCAGGCGATATGTCCTTGTTTTCTGCCGCCTTGCCTAACGGATATAGCATCGACAGTCGCTGGCTAATCGCCTCGTTGTTTGCGGGTCTCGTTCTCAGTTTGGGTTTGGCGCGTTTAGGCGGCAAGGAAAAGCAGACGCCGGGTGAAACTTGGACCTGCGGTATTGTGCCGGATCGCCAGATGGAATATACGGCCAGCGGGTTTTCCCAGGCGGCTAAACGAGCCTTTCGCCGTGTCGTTCATCCGCATGAAGAGCAATTGATCAATCAGAGTCCGCATCGTTATCATGGACAGAAATTGAGCTATGAAATTCGATTGCATTATTTGTTCAGTACGCAGATTTATGAACCGCTGCAGCGCAGATTGGTGGAAGCGGCTCAAATTATGAAACAAATTCAAGGCGGCAGTGTGCAGGTTTATGTGGGATATATCTTTGTCGTGACCATTGCTGTCTTGCTGTGGAGTGCGAGGTGA
- the sdaAA gene encoding L-serine ammonia-lyase, iron-sulfur-dependent, subunit alpha, giving the protein MAEKLSLQQWLQAAEEENNTFGAYCLAFQAKDMEMTEQAILERMLEIMQVMEESALAGLKGVKSMGGLVGQNASLMASYQERKEKSLVGPIVSNAIRTALAVGEANAAMGRIVAAPTAGASGTLPAVLLALEEPLALKKIDLARGLVVAGVIGMVIASRASLSGAAGGCQAECGSAAAMAAAAAVDLAGGTPRQVGQAVAMTIKNMLGLVCDPVAGLVEVPCVKRNAGAAAQALVAAEMAMAGVESVIPVDEVIDAMSSVGCAMSGTLRETAQGGLAVTPTGAAWQEKLFGKK; this is encoded by the coding sequence ATGGCCGAAAAATTATCGTTGCAACAATGGCTGCAGGCTGCTGAAGAAGAGAATAATACGTTTGGCGCCTATTGCCTCGCGTTTCAAGCCAAGGACATGGAGATGACGGAGCAGGCGATCCTTGAGCGGATGCTGGAAATCATGCAAGTCATGGAAGAATCGGCTCTTGCCGGACTTAAGGGCGTTAAATCGATGGGCGGTCTGGTCGGGCAGAACGCTTCGCTGATGGCTTCCTATCAGGAACGCAAAGAAAAATCGTTGGTGGGGCCGATCGTAAGCAATGCGATCCGCACCGCTCTTGCCGTCGGCGAGGCGAATGCCGCGATGGGACGGATCGTCGCGGCGCCGACGGCTGGCGCAAGTGGTACGTTACCGGCCGTTCTTTTGGCGCTTGAAGAGCCGTTGGCGTTGAAAAAAATTGATTTGGCAAGAGGCTTGGTTGTCGCTGGCGTGATCGGCATGGTCATCGCGTCCCGTGCATCGTTGTCCGGTGCGGCTGGCGGATGCCAGGCTGAGTGTGGTTCAGCCGCTGCGATGGCGGCGGCGGCCGCTGTCGATTTGGCAGGCGGTACGCCGCGGCAGGTCGGTCAGGCTGTAGCGATGACGATCAAGAATATGCTGGGCTTGGTTTGCGACCCGGTTGCCGGATTGGTCGAAGTTCCCTGTGTAAAACGCAATGCAGGCGCTGCTGCGCAGGCATTGGTTGCGGCAGAAATGGCGATGGCTGGCGTGGAAAGCGTGATTCCAGTCGATGAAGTCATTGATGCGATGTCCTCTGTGGGCTGCGCTATGTCAGGCACATTGCGCGAAACGGCCCAGGGCGGTCTTGCCGTTACCCCGACCGGGGCAGCATGGCAGGAAAAATTATTCGGTAAAAAGTAG
- the sdaAB gene encoding L-serine ammonia-lyase, iron-sulfur-dependent subunit beta, whose product MNLFDVIGPIMIGPSSSHTAGAVRLGNLGKAILGEKVQTAVVGLHGSFAQTYRGHGTDRALAAGLLGWATDDARIPDSLTIAADSGLEISFTTVNLGELAHPNSVQFTLTGESGKVCRVKGASIGGGQVVVSEIDGFPVELSGQFPTILTMHKDRPGAIALVTSILSTQGVNIAQMRVFRREKGGLAAMIVETDQPIGDAELEVIQKLPHIESVRRIQLG is encoded by the coding sequence ATGAATTTGTTTGATGTCATAGGCCCGATCATGATCGGTCCGTCCAGTTCGCACACAGCGGGGGCGGTACGTCTTGGAAACTTGGGAAAAGCCATTCTGGGTGAAAAAGTTCAAACAGCTGTTGTCGGGTTGCATGGATCTTTTGCCCAGACGTACCGAGGTCATGGAACCGACCGCGCGTTGGCGGCTGGACTTTTAGGTTGGGCCACGGATGATGCTCGCATTCCGGATTCGCTGACGATCGCTGCAGACAGCGGGCTTGAAATAAGCTTTACGACAGTCAACCTGGGTGAATTGGCGCATCCTAATTCGGTGCAGTTTACTTTGACGGGCGAGAGCGGAAAAGTCTGTCGCGTCAAAGGTGCATCAATTGGCGGCGGCCAAGTGGTGGTCAGTGAGATCGATGGTTTTCCGGTAGAGTTGAGCGGCCAATTCCCGACGATTTTAACGATGCACAAAGACCGTCCCGGCGCCATTGCGTTGGTGACGAGCATTTTATCGACACAGGGCGTCAATATTGCGCAGATGAGAGTGTTCCGACGTGAAAAAGGCGGTTTGGCGGCGATGATTGTCGAGACCGATCAACCGATTGGCGATGCGGAACTGGAAGTGATTCAAAAATTGCCGCATATTGAGTCGGTACGCCGGATTCAGCTGGGGTGA
- a CDS encoding response regulator transcription factor, with amino-acid sequence MRGLLTIETTPIRIVIADDHAVLRSGLKALLTFYPDFTVIGEADNGLQALQLVEECEPDLLLLDLSMPDMNGVDCINEIRARGLTCPILVLTMYDEAEYIKEVMRAGANGYVLKKSADTELVEAIRKVHSGQKHLSEIVAHTLIDNLLHKTSDASLPENDPYQLLSVREREVLRYLAQGYTNSEIARQMSLSPKTVDTYRSRIMGKLAIHKKSELVNYAIQHKLLPL; translated from the coding sequence ATAAGGGGGCTGCTTACCATCGAAACGACGCCCATTCGCATAGTCATCGCTGATGATCATGCCGTACTGCGTTCCGGATTGAAAGCCTTACTGACGTTTTATCCCGACTTCACTGTCATCGGTGAAGCCGACAACGGTTTGCAAGCCTTACAATTGGTCGAAGAATGCGAACCGGACTTGTTATTGCTCGATTTGTCGATGCCGGATATGAACGGCGTTGACTGCATTAATGAAATTCGCGCCCGCGGTCTTACTTGCCCGATTTTGGTTCTTACCATGTATGACGAAGCAGAATATATCAAAGAAGTCATGCGAGCCGGCGCCAATGGTTACGTGCTAAAAAAATCGGCCGATACGGAATTGGTCGAGGCCATTCGCAAAGTACACAGCGGGCAAAAGCATTTGAGCGAAATCGTGGCACATACGCTGATTGACAATCTGCTGCATAAAACTTCGGATGCCTCATTGCCGGAAAACGATCCCTATCAGTTGCTCAGCGTCAGAGAACGCGAAGTCTTACGCTACCTCGCCCAAGGCTATACCAACAGTGAAATCGCCCGCCAAATGTCGCTTAGTCCCAAGACCGTCGACACGTACCGTTCGCGCATCATGGGCAAACTGGCCATCCACAAAAAATCGGAACTGGTCAACTATGCGATCCAACACAAACTATTACCTTTGTAA